From the Rhea pennata isolate bPtePen1 chromosome 1, bPtePen1.pri, whole genome shotgun sequence genome, the window TCGGCGGTGCGGCCGCAGCCACGGGCCAGGTTTAGCGCCCCGCGCCAGCCGCGCGCAGGGCTCTCCGGCGGGACCCACGCCGACATCCCGGCCCGCCACGGTCGCGGGCAGGCGTCGGGCTCCTCGGCGGCCTCGGCCGGGCCTGATTTCACACCTAAGCGCCGAGGCATGGTGGATTTCACTATTTTAATCCCTTTTTCTCGCCGGGCACAGGGATTAGGGGCTGGAAGAGCTGCTCGACGTGGCTTCACGTCCCCTCAGGGCCATGACCCGCCCCGCTGGCAGGCGGAGAACTACAACTCCCAGCATgccccgcgcggggcgccgccggggaAGGGaagcggcgggaggcggcgcggggacTGCCGGGAGTTGTAGtccccgcgggggcggcgcggctgTGGAGGCGAACGGCAGGCGGGCGGGAAACGAACTACCGGGCTCGGGGAGGaagcgggggcggcggggccggaggagccggagccggagccggagctgGGGCCGAGGCCCGGGCAGCGGGATGCAGTGGCGGCCCGGGACGTCGCCTCTGTGCTCGGGGCCGGCACCATGCACCCGGCCGTGGCGGTGGGGCTGGTGTTCGGCGGCTGCTGCAGCAACGTGGTgttcctggagctgctggcgaggtgagggggggggggagcagaaAGAGGGGTGAGGGGGGGCAGAAAGCGGGATTTGGGGGGCAAAGTTGGGGCTTGGGGGCAGGAACAGGGTCAGGGATAAGGTTGGGGGCAGGAACGGGGTGCGGGTGGCTTGGGGGGGTGGAGGGCTTGTGAGGGGTGGTGGCACCCAGGGGGGTCCCCAAGGGGCTTTAGGGGGGCCCCTGGGAGGATTtttggggcaggggctgccctgCAGGGGTTTGGGGCCCCCAGGGGCCCCGGGCAGTGTGGGGGCAGTGGGAGCCCAGCAGTGATTTGCCACCTAACCGAGCCTTCACCGCTCGTGGGTTGCTGACCCATAGttttgggggtgttttgggggttcCCTCCGCTGGGTTTGGGCCTGCTGGTGCAGTGAGGCATCAGCATCCCCGCCTGGGCACCGGGGATCTCCTGGGCCCACTGACAGCGGGCCCTGCCGCATGGTGGTTTGACCCCAGCACGACCAGTAAGGGTCAAAATCCCGAAGGAAAAACATGCAGGAGGAGGCTTGGGGCTGCGTGCCCTGTAATCCGTCCCTCGGGACAAGGTCATCTGCGTGGAAACACAGTCTTCAGCAGCATCATGCAGCAGTGAGGCCAGAGCTTGGTGAGGACCAAGGCGAACTGCCAGAttgcggggaggggagggccgTCCCTTGGGGTATGTCTGAGCATCCCAGGCGAGCACGGCTTGGAGAAAAAGGTGACCTGTTGGTTTTGTTGCCAGGGCTGCTCAGCAACCTGTGAAGGCAAAAGTGCTTGAACTGACTGGGAAAAAAGTAGTAACAGCACTGGTTGTGTGTCAGCAATCAGATCAAGTTAGTGGATATGGAGCATCTTTTAGTGGAGCAACAACTCCTGAACAACCACCCAGTACAGTGACTGTGCACTACAGTCATGCCCAGGCTTCAAAAGTGAATGTTAAAACCTGTCCCAACTTCCTCCCCACCCATCACATCCCAGATTCATCAGGGAAAAGGGAAGTGCAAAATGGGGCCTGATTCTGTAACCCAGCGGTGAGGATATTTGTTAGGAGTGGGAGGCCGAGACACAAGTCCATTTGCACAAGATTGCACAAGCACTCAGCAATTGCTGGATAAATCAAGCAGTTCTTGGAGGAGAGACCTTGCCAGGCAAGTTGTCCTTCCTCTGGGCAATTACTCTAACCACTGGGTTGCCTAATCAGGCTCTACCTTTCCTGTCTGGCTTTTGCTGCAGCATCAGTGAGGGAGCTGAAGAGGGTCTCCTCCAGGTTTTCTGCGTTGGCAGTGTGACTGTTACCCTGGGAGATGGGAAGAACAGTCTGAATCCCTTCAAGATGAAGAGAGCATAGATCCAGATTCTTCCCTTTGCTTGCCACCAGACTTGTGTGTGGCTTTGGTGATTCAAAACatccatttaaaattattttatgtgctCCTGAGTAACTTTTCCACCTCCTTTGGCCAGACCTTAAAGTAGAAGAGAGCCACTTGGCCCTACTCTAAGGAGTGAATTAGGTGTCTAAAGCCTAGAGGAGATTTTGAGCAAATCCCAGCAGTCCAACTGCAATTATTTAGGAAGGAAGCTGCTTTTCAGACACAAGTTTCTCTTAAACATTTCCTCTCAATCACTTCAGGAATTCCTCTGTTCCTAGCAGTTGCATTCCTGAGCTCCTCCCTTACCCTGTTCACCTTCAGTTCATAAACTGGGATAACAGTTGGTATTTCTCTGTGTCCTGGTGCTGTCTGGAGCGAAAGTTCCTCTGGAAGATGAATCTGCCCATAACAAGGAAAGTCGAGTACTCCTGGAGCAGGATCACACAAAAGGCAGTGACCAGGCATAGCAAGTGCAGTGAGGAACAGCATAGGTGATTGGAAGAAATTTCTGTAGGATTTATGGGGGAAGAGTGAAGGAATGAGGACTGTTTAGTCTAGAGATGccagaagaaagacaaaaggcTTCAAATGTGTGGAGAGGGgctgcagaggagaggaagTAAAATCTTCTGCTGGCCTCTGAAGACAGGACAAGAAATAATGGGCTTAAATTCCTGTGAAAGGGATTTAATGTAGAGCAAAAAAAACAGGTTTACTTCCTCTGAATGTAGTGGAGTGGGTCCTTAAGAAGGAGAGTGTGGCAACTCCTCACTGGGGGTTTTCAAGAGCAGGTTAAAGAAGCCCCTGTCAGAGTAACAGAGAGATGCCTAGAAAAGCCATCCAGTCCATGCCATCTCCCATGTTTGGATCAATGCGATCCATTCTGCTAGCGTTCTTTCCTAGTTGACCTGTGGGGGGTTGTCTTTACAGCTGTGCCTGAGCCACAGGCAGAACTTAATTAGCCCTTGTCACAGTGACAATAACAACAGTGCTCCCACACCCTTGGGTCATTAGACACATCCATTTCTGAATGTGCTGCCTCCGGGTTGAGAAATGGAGGCCCTCAAATCAATGGAGCACTGCAAAAATGGTCACAAGCAGCAGGTTACAGCTGATGGTGGGATTAAAGAAGGGGGGTGCGGTGACGCCTAAGCTGTGTGCAGTGTAAGTAGAGACCAGGTTAGAAAGCTGGTGATTTGCACTTTGCCTTCTGAAGCTGTGTCCTCATGAGCTTGTTTTCCCTGTAGAGATGATTGCAACTCCACCTAGTAGATCTCAGCAGGACTTCCCCCTTTTACAGTGCAGATGGGAAAGGTCTCACTGTTCTGCAGGGTGGGTAGGCTCCGTCTCAGGAGCTGTCTATGAAATGCAGAGCCTTTTGCAGTGACAGATGGAAATCCTGCTTGAAAGAGTAATTTGGATGTGCCGAACTTAGTCTCAAGGAGAGGATGTTGTTTTAAGGTTTCCCAAACCCATGTGCAGAAATTGAGCTATTCTGTTTGTTCTCTGCGGAGTGTTGCTGTGAGAGCCCCACTCTGGCTGTTTCATCTAACCGTCTGCTAGACATGAAGAGTCCAGGCAATTCAGTCCTAGCAAGCAGGATGACAATTTTGGGACACCCAGGCTGTTAGAGCCGCTACTGGCTTTGTGGTCAGTTCTTTGGCCTCATGCTGTGGTCTGACAGCTGTTCCCCGTCTCAGGGACTATGCGGAATGCTTGTAGACCGCTTGGGCAAGTTCTGAGGTCTAGATCAGGCTCCTAAGTCACAGCTGAGCCCTCTGAAGTTACAAGGCTAACAGACACATCCCTGGTGAGTCCCCTGTGctggagcagtgctgtgctATGTGCTTTGAGTTGCTCTCTCTTGTACAGTGCTCTCTTAGGAGGATTTCTGCGTTGCTTCTGGAGCATTCTGTATTAATTTGCTGCAGTTAAAGCAGTTCTTGGTTGATACCTTCAGACTTCCTGTCTGTTCTTTTAAGCCTATCAGTGTGTTAGGATTTTGAGTCAAAGACATGGGTGCAtgcagcctgttttttttttgtttgtttgtttttcctttcattatcaATCAACATATAACCTTGTGTCATTGCTTTACTGATAATATGGGGTCATATCAGCAGGAGACTGAATGCAAAGATCAGCTAACTACCTGTGAGGACACTAAGAGTAATGTGTGAAAATGATCTTGGTCAGTTCCAAGTTTGTACTTGCTTTCTGGTTTCCTGCAGAAATAAGGTTTAaaatcctgcagcctggctgtGTCACCAGTTCAGtatctcttctcttccctcaaATAACTCTTGAACTTCCTATTTACGTCGCACAGCAAGGCCTGAAGTCTCACAGATAATTGAACTCTGAAAAATGTTGTGAAAATTGTCAAGTGGATAGAAGGGAGGGACTCAGGTTAGTGCCTTCCCCATGGGAAATGCAGGGAGATGATGACCAGGTGCTTTTTGGTGGCAGCCAGCCGAGCAGTCAGCACAGGGATGGTGGCTGGGCTGTTAGCACCTGGGCAGAGCACTGCTGCCTGTTTTGGGAAGCTGGGAGGATGACAGAAGGTTTTGGAAGAGTCTGGGCCTGCAGTCCTGCCAGTCAGGAGACAATTTGGTTACTCCTGTTCTCTGGCATACCTCTAAGCTTACATTCAGCAAAAGCGAATCTAGATCCAACCTGTATTTACTTGTGACTGCTTGTTGGGTGAGCAACCATGTGCTTGTGCAACAGTGTGGAGAGTAGGGCTCAGCACCATGCAGCCTTTCCAGTGATTCCTTGGCCTCTGTTTCTGGCTTGCACTGGAGAAATGGGAAGTGCTCACTCAAATTCCTCTGCAAATGACAAAAAAGCTGCAAGTGACAAAAAGCTTTCTATTTATGATTTCTGACATATGATGGCCTCATCTGAGCTTGCAGCTGATCATGTGCCTCCCAGGAaatcctcttctgcttcccgTAAGCTTCTTAGGGTGAAGACAGTCTGCGGTGCGCATGCCTGCTAGGAACAGTTGTGTGCAGGGAATGTGTGTTTAATGTCAGGCTGTTACAGGCTGTCATGTGTAATTCCTCTTCCCTCAGATCAATCGCACCAGGTTGATTTGCTCAGAGGTGATGTCATTTCTGCTAGCAAGGTAGTGATAACTGCAGTGCTCATGTCTTTCTGGCAGGAGAAAGATGCTCAGCCTGCAGGGCCTCTTCTTGGAGATTGGACCCCTTGTGTGGCTTTCAGTATCTTGTAGAGTTTGAAAAGTTCAGTACAAAGCATGAAAACCTGGATATATAAGTTAGTAAAGGCCATCCAGGTTGATGCTCATTCTGGGAATGAGAGCTGGTAATCTCTTTTCATTGCAGGCCAGTGCAGTATTCATAATCCATGGCATTGTACTTAtgcttgtctttctttttgacACCTTCAGGCAGTTTCCAGGATGTGGGAACATAGTGACATTCTCCCAGTTCTTATTTATCGCAGTAGAAGGCTTTATCTTCGAAGCCAACTTTGGAAGGAAGCGGCCGGCCATACCAATAAGGTATAGTTAATCTAAATGCTTTCACTAGGCAAGAATTGACTGGCTATCTATTATCTCAAGAAGTGTTTAATAAAAAGGCTTATTGTTTACCCTGTCCTAATCCCATCCATTTTGCAGCATTCATGAAGCCTCATTGAGAATCTATCGTGCCTGGTAAAAATATGAACTCCTCATTTATCAAGAATACTTAATAGGAAGTTGCCATCAGATACTTTCCTACCCAAGAAGCATGGCCATACTTTGCACGTTACAAGTCTGGTGCATTCAGAGTGCTCATTGTCCCCCTGAGGCTTGGTGCAATGGGTGTGTGGGAGAGAGGCTTACTGGAAATCTAGCCAAATCCTCTTTTACACTTCTTCATCTTGATCTTGGCCTGACATGTCTGTGCTCTCCTCCCTGGCACTCTGTGTCTGGTGTAAAGTGAGGAGTTTTTGTGGTTCTCCTTGGCAGACTGCTaagcaggcagcaaaccagAGTGTTGGACAGAGATTCTCAGTGACAGAAAGCTGCTCATGACTGCGTTGCTGCTAGAAGCTCCACTTTGCAGAGCAAGGGTGACTTTATAGCCTAGGCATAGAACAGTGGAAATGTTCAGGATAGTTTTAAATGGTCTCTCCTTCCACTCAGGGTAGTGATGCTTGCTGGCAGAAACTGAATCTCCTCAAATCAAACCTTGTCTTGTAGTAGTACAAGTCCTTAGGAAAGAGGAAGTCTATGCTAAGAGATTCCAGTTGGTATATGTtcaacttttttcctctctgggaTTAGCATGAGCTGATGAGTGGTGCAGATCTGTTTATGTTCCCTTTCAAGGACCTCCCTGCTACATCCACATTGGGACTGATTTCCTTGTTAATCCTTGTCACAGAACCAAGAGCTAAGTGGGCCCCAGCTTAGCTCGAGGCCTGTCCTTGCACCATCCAATGTGTTCCCAGGACATGGAGGGTACATGCCCAACCATCAGCTGGTTTTGCCAACCACCAGCTTGTTTTTATGTTTCAGATACTATCTGATCATGGTGGCCATGTTCTTCACTGTGAGTGTGGTGAATAACTATGCCCTGAACTTAAATATCGCCATGCCACTGCACATGATCTTCAGATCAGTGAGTACTGCCATACTGTCCTTTCCATTTTCATGTGATGTCTCTTCCCATCGTCTCTGCAAGCACTGCTCCTGGCGCGCGTATTCTGCCACCCTGTCATCCCCTGTGGACACCACAACCCTGTGCAAATATTAAATTAGAGCTGAGTTGTGGGGAGAGCAACTTTGGGAAGAACAACTGAGCTGAACACTCAGCTCTGGTTCTCATTTTCAGTGTTGAGTGTTAAGGTATTCCCTTAGTGTCCCCAGTGAGAGGAGGAAACTAGGCTGAGACaggcttcattttttccaaggTGATGAGGAAGTAAGTGACAAAACCAAGCCCAAACTCTGGGTGTCAGCCCTGGATAGGCTGGATTGCTGACGAGAGACCCAGCTTTCCCTTCCATCACATGGCTAAACCAGGTGGTTCATGTCCTAATATAGGTGTCTTCCACTTGTTCTATTACCACATGGGCCTCTGCTCTGGAAGATGCTATTGAAAACACCTCTTCTTCACTTGAGTGTTTGCAGATGAGTGTCTGGCTAAAACATCtgctaaaattaaagaaaatagagcATGACCTTTGGAAATAACAGTTAAGTTCAAGAGATCTGCTGGCCAGGGCAGGCCGTTCTCCCACAAAGTGCCATGGGATTGACATACATGAAATGAAGATGgttgaaaaagaagaagaacagAGAGCACTCTAGGAGCCTTGTCCTATATTAATTGTGAGGGATGGTTCTTGCGCGGCAGCCCACAAGTGTCCTGCAGTCAGTGTACAGAGCCATACCGCTGTTCCTAGTTAAAAACATAGTGATTTGGCTGCATGCTGGTCTGTAGATGCACTGGAGTGACCAAGAAAGGAAGAGACCTGCTGGCCAAGAGATCCAAGTAGCCTTTTTGCTCCAGCATCCTTGTTCCCAAGTTACCCAGCAAGACTTGTCCCCTGCTCCTAGCTGAAATGAAACTCCCTTGACCTTACTCGGCTCCACGCTCTTGTCCTGGCATTTTGTTGGTGTTTTTGTGTTAGTTGTATCAGTTATGCTGTGTTCCCTCAGCAGGAGCCCCAGTCCATGGAAATCTGGCACActgacattttgtttctttacttctttcttttctccttttcccaggGCTCTCTCATAGCAAGCATGGCTCTAGGTatcatcattttgaaaaaaaggtaaattgcAGGtacttttcttgtttcatcAGAGAAAGTTCTGCTATTGATTTAGTCCTGGCTGGTATTGGGTGACTTCCTCTTTCCCGTTAAATATCCTTATTTGATTGATGGGGAAACTGGACAACGAATATGTGTGAAGAAATGGTCAGGGCATGGACTAAAGACCTGAGTAATATCCTCTTCTGCCCTCTTACTACCTCTTACTCCTTCATTTAAGACAAGCATGATCTGAAGAGGGTCTTTGAACAAGGCTGCAGTCCTATAAGTttgccctttcctttcttcttgtctgTGTGAGCCTACTATAGCTCCTGATGAACAGGCCAGTGGGGTCCTCCCAGCTGCTTGGGGTCTGACTGTGGACACATACTCCACCACTCCATCGCTATGGGAAGACCCACACTGGTTTGATTTGAGACGGATTCTCTGCCACAGGCAAGGAGATCCTGGTCCAAATGTTCGTTTTTGCTGTGGTTGGAGTATGTtgcccccctctccccagccGTGTACTGGGTTAGATAATGAGTATGTGCCCATTATCTCAGGTTCATCCTGGCTCAATGGAGCAAAATGTAATGCCAGGGAGTAGCGGATGAACGATACAAGGCTGAGCTGTGTCACTGACATCTCTGTTCTCCCTCTGTGCAGATACAGCGTATCTAAATATACATCCATAGCCCTGGTGTCCGTGGGGATCTTCACCTGCACTTTCATGTCTGCGAAGCAAGTGGTAAGGATTGTAAAGGGCCTGAGGACACAGCCGTGAACCTTATTAACAGGAAGAACTGCCCTGGGCACCTTTGTCAGTAATTGCTTTCGACTGGCTATTAGTGGAGAGACAAGGCATCTCCTAGCTCTAGATCTGCTCCCCACAAGCACTTGTTCCTGGTCACTTCATTTACCTGTGGGGAGGACAGAAGGGACACACACATGACCATGATTTAACTTAATTACAGCTGCTTTTTATCCCATATTACTCTGGTTGCTTTttgctgcattattttttttttccttttttttccacattattttttccccacatagTAACAGCtgcaagctctttttttctttccctcattGTAGTGTTGCAGTTAGGAGCTGGTGAATCTTAGACAAAACCCAGCCATCTTAAAACTTTGCTGTCTTTATCACAGAACAAACTGTCAGGTTTCAGGCTAGAATTTTCCAGCCTGTTGTCATCCAACGTGACTTTCTGTGACCCTTGAAATGAAGTCCATGTGCTTGGAGAATGGGACTGAGTGAAGGAAATCTATGTGTAACAGCAGCCTGGGCTTCTCTTGGGTTAGCACGCACATCCTGATTTTGAGAACTAAAGACAGAAAAGTAGCATAAAGCAGTGGTCAAGTGAAAACTGGTTTCACTTAATCCAGCTCTGAGAGTCTGGAAATGAAGCAAGGCTGCCAGATCTTTTAAACCCCATCATTTAATAGCTGCTTCTACTCTTAGGGTATCTGAGGAAGGTCTGTGCTATGCAGCTTTTCTCTGCGTTAATTCACGTTAACTCTCAGCAGGCACGGGGATTTGATTCGATACGCAGCGTTGTGACTAGCTCATGGCAAATGTGAGTAATGTAACTTGCCCTAAACCACAGTGAAAGACAGTTGAGCCAAGTCACATTACCTAGCATTTTGTCCTTGGCTAGCAGTGTCTAGAGGCCTGATTCCCTCAACATCTCAACCGTGAGCCTGGGTTGTGTACCTGACCAGGACTTGGCCAGAGCTCTTGTTCTCTCCTGCACAACCACCTCTGAGAAGGGGACAGAGCTTCCTGCCAGTGAGCAGTTTGTGAAAGCTTGCTAGGAGACACTGAATATTTTCGTCGTCAAAAAGTTCAGTCTCTGGCTGTGCCAAGATGTTTCCTTGAGAAAGATCCTTATTCCATCAgccatttacattttcagttgGAACCTGGTGGATTCCccaaagtaaaaatgaaagtggaATGTGCTGTAGTTGccatcttctctcttctgccaGGGAAGCAGCTCCAGAGAATTTGGAACCTTGGGCACTCTTTGATTTATGGGCTTACTTGGAGCACAATGCACAAACCAAAAATGAGGTTGAGACAGGCCTGAATGAGCTGCGGGACATGGGTGCTCACAGTGACATGTCTCCCTCCCCTAGGCATCTGACTCCAGCTTAAATGAAGAGGATGGACTCCGTGCTTTCATGTGGTGGATGCTAGGTATGTAAGTGCCACATCTCCAGCCAGCCTTGCTGGGATACTGGCAGGATTCTGCTCTCAGATCGCTGATCCTTGGCTGTGTGGTTGTGCTAAGCAGATGCAGTGGGAGTCCTAGAACTGAGGTTAAGTTGTGCTGAGTGTCTAATGGATGTTGGTTTGCAAAGAATGGCATTTCTGTGGCACTCAGCGGCTTCGTGCAATGAAATTCTCTTTGTTTTATCAAGTCAAATATGACAACTAAAGCTTTTCTGTCAGGCAGTGGCTTAGTCTCATTCTGtagttttgcaaaataattccCAGCAATAAATGGAAAATCATACTGGTATTAAATGAAGAGCAGACTCAAGCCACTGTCCTGTGTTGCCAGTGTAGCTCTGAAACGAGACATTCCCACCTCTGAATAGGCTGAAAAACAACTTCTCTGTGCCGGTAACCATGAAATAGAGTCACGACAGCTACATCTCATCCTCAGCTGAAGTCAGGGCAgactttatcttttaaaaagctacCATTTTAATAGCCCAACTCTGTATGTTTACATCAGGCACAAGTTTGACCTGCGTATTTGTAGACATCAGCTTGATTTCTCCCTCCAAAGCAGCCATGGCTGATGTATCTCGTGCTGTGAGCTACGCTGCAGTGAGGGAGAGGGGCTGTAGTTGGTTCCAGTTTACATTCAGCACAGTATTTTGTGGAGGAGGAATCTCTACAATCTGGCATTTAAGTCTAGATTTATTATTGGATTTTAGGGGTACACAGGGTTGATGTTTTAACACTAATAACCAACAATTGTGTCTCTGGTAATCTCTTTGCCTGAGGATCCACCAAGTCTGCCTGTCAGGGCTGAGTCCCTGTTTTTAAGAGCTGATCTTTTCAGAAGTCTCTTAGGCACAGAAGCCTTTGTAGGAAGGTACCTGTTTCCCCCAGACCATGCAGaatgtttcctctgtcttacGAATTCTGGATGCTTTGGCTTCTctcacttatttatttatttttttcccctcaccgAAAGCCAAATGATGGGAGGCCCTGAGCTGTCTGACTTGAGGTATGCCATGCTTGGGCAATGCTGCAAGGCTGTGTTTCTGTTCCAGGTATCGGAGCACTCACCTTCGCCCTCCTCATGTCTGCCAGGATGGGGATTTTCCAGGAGACGCTGTATAAGCAGTTTGGGAAGCACTCCAAAGAGGCCCTGTTTTACAATGTAAGTCACCATAtcttttctattgcttttaCTGAACAGACATAGCTGCAAAGAGGGTCCTTTCCTCTCCCATCCTGTAGTCACAGCCCTATACAAAGCCCTGTGAGCTATCTCAAACTAGAAATTTTCAGCTCCATGTATTTTTCAGACTCCCAAAGGTTTCCCATTGAGGCGCAGCCCATGTAGCAAATTTTAAACGAACTAATAGGAGTCTTGACTTTCTGAATTCCACTGTAATTACTCCACAGACTCCCTCCTGGCAGCAGTCTGGTGGCTTCTCTAAAATGGTGCTTTGAATGGAGGAGACCTGCAGGAAGGTAGAGAATTTCACAGTAAAAGCTGAAGGGGGAGAGATGGTAAACTGTACTGTAGGAGGGGAATGGGTCAGGAGGAAAGCTTACAGACTGCATATCTAGGCTACTAGATCCCATCTTCCCCTTTTGCTCCTTGGAGAGAATGAGTAGTTTGGTGCAGCCCTCCTGAGGCAGGAATGGAAAGCATCACATGTAATGCCGGAGCAGTGAAGTGTGTGCCCTCACCATGGAGATATGTGAGGCCATTTTCCCAGGATGGGAAGTGGGGGGAGCGTTCACATAACATGTTAACGTCAtgcctttgctttctctcttccagcATGCGTTACCGCTCCCtggctttctcctccttgccccAAACATCTACCACCATGCAGTCCTCTTCAGCCAGTCTGGTGAGTGTTACACAAATGAGTTCttgtgtttttatcttttttcttctctgggaAATGCTGTAGGAAGCTTTCAGGCCAGCAGCCGTGCACGTTGGACTGTTGCTTCTGTGTGTTCAAGCCCTTTGAATTGGcaggggggaaggaaggaaaaaaaaccacgcTGCCATGAGCACATTGTCCAGTGTCTTCTCCAAGGTGGGCCAGATGCTTGAACAAGTGAAAGTTGATGACTGGTAGCAGCCTGCCACAGGCAGTGGGCTACTGACACTGCCTGCAACCCTGCCCCAGACCATTCACCTTGTGCCATTGCAGCTGACAAAGTTAAGCCATGAGTTATGGTTTGGATCGTTCTGGTTAAAACCCTAGCTTCTCATTAATGCACACCCATTGGGGCCATCCAGATTTCTCATCCACCTTGAGTTGTGTGTCTGCCTAAGTTTAATAGTAAAATTCACTAGGCTTTCCAATGTAGATGAGCTGCCTATATTCTGCTCCTGATTTTGGGAAACTGCTGGTATCTTTGC encodes:
- the SLC35B4 gene encoding nucleotide sugar transporter SLC35B4 gives rise to the protein MHPAVAVGLVFGGCCSNVVFLELLARQFPGCGNIVTFSQFLFIAVEGFIFEANFGRKRPAIPIRYYLIMVAMFFTVSVVNNYALNLNIAMPLHMIFRSGSLIASMALGIIILKKRYSVSKYTSIALVSVGIFTCTFMSAKQVASDSSLNEEDGLRAFMWWMLGIGALTFALLMSARMGIFQETLYKQFGKHSKEALFYNHALPLPGFLLLAPNIYHHAVLFSQSEPFQVPVIGLTLPVMWFYLLMNVITQYICIRGVFILTTECTSLTVTLVVTLRKFVSLIFSILYFRNPFTAWHWLGTFFVFVGTLMYTEVWNSLGPLLARWRKRPKQE